One window from the genome of Betaproteobacteria bacterium encodes:
- a CDS encoding HDOD domain-containing protein yields the protein MHARRWPSRLRALPDVATDYHPMFVNLELCEATHSVQQLGIPPCPPLLADLIQELAQPQPDRSWVVQLIEQDAKLAQALLEAVNSPLCGLRHKVTAVRGAVTFGGLKYCANFVAGFMLRRALTVVGRFELEAFWERAAERSLAIAYLARELDVADFDEAHTFGLFRNCGIPLMLLKHSDYGAWLANEQEQGRLEITTRERARYGIDHALIGGLLARSWCLPMDMWLPVSLHHVRDESAQAGGPQSRSTRRLIAIGVLADCITRLHRRQRLSEFWEREEAFALQALGLLPSQLAALSTDIGLLLEAS from the coding sequence ATGCACGCTCGCCGCTGGCCATCCCGCCTGCGAGCGTTGCCTGACGTGGCCACCGACTACCACCCGATGTTCGTCAACCTCGAATTGTGCGAGGCGACCCACAGCGTGCAGCAACTCGGCATCCCGCCCTGTCCGCCGCTGCTCGCCGATCTCATCCAGGAGTTGGCGCAGCCGCAGCCCGATCGCAGCTGGGTCGTGCAGCTGATCGAGCAGGACGCAAAGCTCGCGCAGGCGCTGCTAGAGGCGGTGAATTCGCCCCTGTGTGGATTGCGTCACAAGGTAACCGCAGTCCGGGGCGCGGTCACCTTCGGTGGCCTCAAGTACTGTGCCAACTTCGTGGCGGGTTTCATGCTGCGACGTGCGCTCACCGTCGTGGGCAGGTTCGAGCTGGAAGCGTTCTGGGAACGCGCCGCGGAGCGTTCGCTCGCGATCGCCTATCTCGCGCGCGAGCTCGATGTGGCCGATTTCGACGAAGCGCACACTTTCGGGCTGTTCCGCAATTGCGGAATTCCGCTCATGCTGCTCAAGCACTCCGACTACGGCGCGTGGCTCGCGAACGAGCAGGAACAGGGCAGGCTCGAGATCACGACGAGGGAGCGCGCGCGATACGGCATCGACCATGCGCTGATCGGCGGACTGCTGGCGAGAAGCTGGTGCCTGCCCATGGATATGTGGCTGCCCGTAAGCCTGCACCATGTGCGCGATGAATCGGCGCAAGCAGGCGGGCCGCAGAGCCGCTCGACCCGGCGCCTGATCGCCATCGGCGTGCTGGCCGACTGCATCACCCGGCTGCATCGCCGCCAGCGCTTGTCCGAATTCTGGGAACGCGAGGAGGCGTTCGCGTTGCAAGCTCTGGGTCTGCTACCTTCGCAACTCGCCGCACTGAGCACCGACATCGGTCTTCTGCTCGAGGCGTCTTAG